Genomic DNA from Candidatus Cloacimonas sp.:
CATCTAATATAAGGAATTTTATTCTTAATTAAAGGATAAGAATGTGTATAGAAAAAACCCTTTTTATCTTGCATATTATTAATAGTCCAAATGAAAATTTCTTCGGCTTGCTTTAAAGAATCATTAAAAATATTAGATAATTTAGAAAAACAAATAATTCCCATTGCTTGATTATGAATATCTATAGGATATTTCTTTGGATAACGCCAATAAGATTTACCTCGATAGAATAAACTCTTATAAAAAATATATCCTTTTTGTAAAGCTCCTATAACTTCATCTCTATGGTCATTGCATAAAATCATATAATCATATAAAGAACAAAGAATAAATCCCTGATGAAAATCATATTGATGTCTTTCCTGACCATTCTCAGAAATACTATATTCCCAGCGCCCATCAGATTTCTGATTTTTTATGGTAAAATTAACACATTTTTTTGCGATATATTTATATTCTTCATTATCTGTTAGTTTATATAATTTAGAATAAAATTCGGCAACATGCATATTTGCATTAAAAACAATATCTTTTCTATGTTGAGTATAACTATAACACAGACCATAATTAGTTTTGGTTACTGGTATTTTATTATTCAAAAAATTACTAATCCCTATTAATAAATTTAAAATCTCAGGATCTTTTGTGTTTATATAATATTCATATAAAGCTTCTCCCATAAAGCAATTTAGAACTGAAGAAGGATCATTTTTTGATCTTTCTTCTTGAATATTTGATAAAGGAAAATTCATAGCCCAACAAATTGTATCATTTAAATTAATTTTATTATTTTTAATCCAGAATAATTGTTTCTCTATCCCTCTATTCAATAAACCATAAATAGATGATAACTCTGGAATCCGCATTAACTTAGAATAAGCATTTAAAAAAAGTGCTATACCCTTAGGTGAATAATCTTTTTTTAATCCGATAAGAGGTCTAATATTAATTGGAAGATATTTATTGATTTGAAGTGCGATATATTTGATATAAATAGACTTTACATAAGAAAAAATTGGTGCATTTAATGTATCATAGGGATCATAACCTTTATATCCTTCGGAATCAATCCAGTAAAGTAATTTGTTTAAATCTTCTATTATATTAATTTGTTCATTAATATACATAATTTTATAATGAATAATTATATATGTTTTTTTTATAAATTGCTTCTAGTCTTGATACGACTTGTTTTGAATAAAAATAAGTAGCTTTATTAAAATTAATATAAGATATATTTAAATATAAATTCTCGATAGCTAAGTACAAACTATTAATATCTTTACATCTAACTAAAATACCATTTTCTTTGTCCCTGATAATATCTGATAAACCACCTATCTCTGAACAAATAATTGGTAATCCAAAAGCCATAGCCTCTAATACAGAAAGAGGCATACATTCGGTATATGAAGGTAAAACATAAATAGAACTTTTTTTATATATATCAGTCTTTATTCCCCCAGTAACATATCCAACCATTTTTATTCTATCATCATTATTTATTATATTATTAATAGCCTTTATTTGTGAACCATCTCCTGCGATTATTAGATAAACATCATTATAATTTCTTTTGATTAATTTAAAAGCTTCAATTAATTCATAAATAACCTTTTCTTTCTCTATCCGTGCTAAATACAAAGTTATAAAAGGAATTTTTTTCCTATCCTCTATCACTGAATTAATATAGAAATTTTTTATAAGATTTTTCATTAACCACAGTTGTTTCTAGTGTCATGTCAAGAATAATTTATCGTTGGCATTCCCATATTTTTCATCGGAACCTTATTTTCATTTGATGCTGGTCGATACGTTCGGCTAAGCTTAGTTTTCGTTTATACTGAATAATAAAGTTAATGCATACTGTAATAACTTCAGCTATTCTGTAATATATGAATTCTTTAGGTATAGATAAATCTTCTTTTTTGTAGTGTAGTATTTTGGGGAATCCCAGGGCGATTTTTTCAATATACTTTTTAGATACATAAATGAAGAACAATGCTAAAGCCATGAAAGCATTAAGATTTTTCATACCTTGATAGCTACCCAATCTCATGGTTTCCCATTTCATACTTTGCTTCATTTGGCGATGAACTTCTTCTATTGCCCAACGCTTTTTATAAACAGCTATTGCTTTCGCAACCAGTTCCAAATCAAACCTATCCTGGCTGGCAAAATCACATAATAGATAAAAATCGTTTCCTCTTTGAAAACCTTTTCTAAAGATCCGCGAGACAACCAAACTGATCTCAACCGTATTTGATTTTTTACTGGGATGGTCATCGGTTCTGACATTAATTCTTCTGGTACCGCATTTAAATACTTCGTTATCTTTGCAGCCAAGCAATTCATAGTTGAACTCCATTTCGCTTACGATTTTGTTAAAATTGATTTCTTCAAATCCTTCTTTAACAGCTCGATTACCCTTGCCACGAATGACAAATTGAATCCCATTATTACTTAAAAACTCTATTAGCTTACGATCATCAAATCCTCTATCAAACACATATGTGCCTTTACCGTTAAAGAACAACTCCATATTGATAATTGCATCTTGCATAATCTGTTTAGCTGAGTCAGATTCCAAATCGGGTGCAATTAAACGACTAAAGACTGGTAAGAGCATGTAGGAATCTTTGTTGGGCGTATAGGCTACAATGTTGATTAATAGATACCCATTGGTACTTTTACCTTCGCTACCATTATAAATCTTCTGTAAACCTTCCATCTTTTTGGCATAGGGTTTTGCAATGTCACTTTCATCCACGATAAAGATGGTTTCATCTGTAATATAGGGTTTTGCTAACTTTAACAGCGTTTCATCAATGTGCTCAACATAGTCGTTTTGGCCCAAATTCCGATATAAACGCTCAGAAGTAGATTTGGTAGATACATTGTCCTGGATAAATTTTGAGATATTGTGTATAGAGGGTGATCCAGTTCCGCATAATCCCATAAGTATATCTTTTATGAATTTTTGTTTGGGTTTAGATAGTCCTTCTGCTGCTTTTTTACAGAAGCAAGATAATTTCCCTTGCACGAATTCGGTGGTTTCATTCTGTATTATTACCATGGTGGTCTCCTTATTTTTAATTGATTCCATAATTGTGAGACCGCCATTTTTGTAAAGCTTTTAATATCAGTTTATTACAATAGTTATATGTCCAGATTTTGACTTATCCACAGGGCTAATTCAGCGTTAGTTGAACTATTTTTAAAATTTAGACACAAAGTTCGTCTCACCCCCGAGAAAATGCTTCTATTAAAGTATTATGGGCTTTAAAGGGCATAAAATTCTCGATCGGCAATTTTGGTTACGAAAAGTTTTGTGGAAAAATCCCATTTTTCAATTAATAACAAAAATTAATACCTTGGACATCTACACAACCTATATATATACACAACAGTGTGTTATAACTTGTCCACATCACTTTTTTGTGGGAATGCCTTTAATTTATCGATTAAAGCCTTTTTAGTTTTATTCTCGAATCGGCAACAGTAAACTGCCAATTGATTTTGCATTCCTTACTATTTCTGGCTAATACCCAAGCTGTTACTTCCCTATCCAAAGTTATAATATCTGGAATTCTCCTATTCAAACATTGACTTTGAAGTATGTTTAATTCAATTTCAGCTATATTCAGCCAACTACCATGCTTAGGGGTATAAATTATTTCCAATTTGTCTATTATTGCTTTTGTTCTTTCAGATGGATAAACCTCATAAAAAGAACTAATTGTATGGGTATCATAATTATCCATTACCAAAGTAATTTTCTTGGCTTCAGAATATAAATCTATAACGGAATTTAACAAATTGGCAAAATCTCCTTTCTTCTTTTTCTCTGTTACTTGTGCATAACGTTTACCTTTTAGGTGCTCTGAGGCTATAAATATATTGCTTACACCATTGCGTTTGTATTCATAATCGTGGTTCTCGATAAAACCAGGACGACATGCAATTGGAATTCTGGTTTCCTCAATTAACTGTTTGGGGGTCTCATCCATACATATTACCGGGTTATTTTCATCATACGGTCTTTTATAAACATCCAACACAACCTCCATTCGGGCTACAAATTCACTACTCTCTTGAGGAGGAATTACCCATACTGTACATTTCCAGGGTTTAAGTTCGTTTTTTTAAATCTGTCTCACACCTTCGTGAGAAATATCATCATAGTGTAATTCTACCATTTTATCCGCTAGTAAGCGTAAAGACCATTTGGCAAATCCATCTGGCGGATTACTACAACAAAGAGCTACTAAGTGAGCTTCTATATCACCATCAAATTTTTTCTGCTAAATACGCTTAGATTTGCCCGGATACATAACTGCATCAAATCCTTCTTCTACAAATTTCTTTTTAATCCGGTCTATGGTCTTCTTTCTTACCTGAACTATATCACTAATTTCTTGATTCTTATGTTTCTTTGCTCCTTCACCTTCATCACAACTTAATAAAATCAAGGGTTTTTTTATTTTGGATACAGGGTGATCTCTTTTTTTCGTTAAAACTATAAGTTCGTCTCTTTCTTCTTTCGTTAAGGTTACTTTGTACTTGAGCATAATTACCTCACTTTGGTTTAGTGAGACATTTATTTTATCCCTATGCGTCATGTCAAGTTTGACGAGACACTACCTAACAAATGCATATCATAGGGAAGCAATATATTGAATGTGTGAGCCACATTACAAACAAATAATTAGGTATAATAATGATAGGTCTTACCTATTCAATTCTTTATTGTATATCTTTCTATAGAATTCAAGAAGTTCTTTAGATTTAGCATTCCATGATAACAAATTCTCAGCTATTGTCCTATTATATTTGCCCATATCAGTTAAGTTATAATTTCCAATGATAATATTCTTTATAGCTTTTATTATATCCGTCTCTCTGTATTCTACTACAATAAAACCATAAGGATATTCAGAAACAAAACCATGCAAATCTCCATATAAATTCAGCATAATGGGTCTTCCACAAGCCATATAATCACCAAGTTTATTGGGCCAACCATATTTATTTATTGTATCGTCTTTTTTTAACAAAATATATATATCCGGGTATGATAAAAGAGTTGTATCTGAATGGTAGTCAATCCATCCACAATTCATAATAATCTTGTCTAATCCTAAAGTTTCAATACTTTTTCGAGAAAAGTCCTTCCCAAAATTCATTAATCTTATAGAATAATTTACAGTAATTGATCTAATTGCTTGAAAGAATGGCATCAAATCATTAATTTCTGAATCACCATAACCAATGAACCCAAATATAATATCATATTTTGATAAATTGTCATTATCGATAGTTTTTTCTAAATACCTGATATTATTAATATTAGAGCCACCATGAATGACTTGTATTTTATTTTTTACTACTCCACAATTTAATGCTCGTTCCCTCATCGCTTGAGATAGTACAACTACGCCATCTGCTCGCAATTTTGAAACTATTTCTGTTTTCTCTTCCCATCTACCTAAAGTTAATTTAAATATTTGCTTTTTGTTTGCTAATTGTCCATCATAGCTGAAATTATCCCACCACTCTATTATAAATTTCCCCTTATATAAATATCTATTTAATATACAGGGATAATATGAATTAGGACGATGACTGTCTGCATGTACAATTTCGAAACTGTGAAATATTACAAAACATAATCTTTCAATAAATGAAAATAATCCAAATCCTTTAGTTAATACAATATCAGGTAACACATCTTTACATCTAATTACATTAACTCCTTCTTCTTTATTGATGTTATAGGTAATACCTTTTCTATCATCAGTTGTAATTACAGTAACACAACAACCATTAGCGGCTAAACCTTTTGCAAGTGAAAAAGTTCTTTCCCAACCTCCTTTTTTGTACACACCAAAATGAAATAAAGCAACTCTCATATTCAATACACTCTAATAAAATCGTACATCCGTATAGCTTGACTTTTGTAATTAAAAATACCCTCAGCTAATTTTTTTCCTTCAAGACCAACATTAATTGCTTCTTCATAGTGATCAGCAACATACTTAAAACAATTATAAAGAGCTTCAATATTATTAGGTTCAATTATATAAGCATTCTGTTTATCGGTGAGATATTCACTTATTTCTCCAACATTCGTAACAATAACCGGCTTACCAGAAGCTAAGTATTCCCCTAATTTTGTTGGAAATCCACCCATGGCTCTCTTATTATTAGTCCTTGCAAGTATAAGAATACTAGAATTGGAAAGTACACAAGGAATTTCATCTCTATTAACTGAACCTGTAAATATTACACTTTCAGATATCCCCATTTGATTTACATATTTTTTAAGCTTTGGTGTATCTTTCCCATCTCCCACTAGGCATAATTCATAGTCTTTTCTTTCCTTCCAAAATAGGTAATATGCTTTAATTAATATATCTAAGCTATCTTTGTAAATCTCCATATTGCCAATATAAGTTATAGTTTTAGAATCTTGAATATTATTAGATAAATAAACAAATCTATCAGGTTCAACAGTCATAGGCATAATTAAACTTGGAAATTGCTGACCTGCAAGATTTTTATAATATTCATTAACTATTTTTGTCATTGATATTTGCCCATTTAATCTTCTCAATGCTAATTTAAATAAAGCAGAACTCAATAAAGATATAGAATCCCTTCCATAACGAATGGGAATTGGAAATTCGTCAACAATCCAAAATACTTTTTGGTTTTTATCTTTTTTCCCTAACATACTTAATACATACACATCATAACAAAGATCGGAACTAATAAGAAATACATCAATAGATGAATCTTTGGATAACTTAAATATGTGGATATAACTGCACAAAGAATCTCTAATTAAGTCAATCGCTTTTCCGATCTTAGATTCAGATTTAATAGTACTTTTAGGTATATACTCAAAATATATACCTTGATAAATACCCTTAGTATTCTTATTTATTGCTTTTTTATTTTTTTCAGTTTTACACAAAACTAAAACTGAAACTTGACAACCCAATTCTATCAAACCTCTTGAATAAGATATTATTCTATTCGTACCAGAATACCCTATTGGAAAAGGAAATCTACAAATAATAACTATATTCACAATTATTTAACGATTTTTTATAGTGACACAAGAAAAGATATTAATAACCCATTCCACTGCTTATGCAATTTAGCTGTCCCCAAGATCAATTTCAGCACACGCATTGAACAATTATCAATCTCATATTCTGGGCATATTTTTGTATATTTAGCATCTTCCTCTATTGCAACTTTAATTGAATCAAGCACTATATCAGGATCAAAACCGGAAAGGATTATCGTTCCAGCATCTATTGCTTCTGGACGTTCCATTGAATTCCGAATGGTAATAGCAGGAAATTTTAAAATCGCACTTTCTTCACTAATAGTTCCACTATCTGATATCACACAAGAAGAATGCATTTGCAGGAAGTTGTAGTCAGTAAAACTGAATGGCTTAAGAAACTGAATTAAAGAATTAAACTTTAATCCCTCTGAATTTTCTAACCTTTTACGGGTTCTGGGATGGGTACTGACTATAACAGGATAATGATATTGCTCTGCAAGTGTATTTAGGACAATACTTATTTTTTGTAAATTTTCCGGATAATCAACATTTTCTTCTCTATGCACAGAGATTAGAAAATATTTTTGGGGTTTTATGTTCAAAGTCTCCAAGATATTTGATTGTTTAATTTTAGGCAAATAATGCTGCAACACCTCAAACATAGGGGAGCCCGTAACATAAATTCTTCTATGAGGCAGACCTTCAGATAAAAGATGTCTTCTTGAATTCTCTGTATAGACCAAGTTAAAATCCGCTATATGATCAATCATTTTACGGTTTATTTCTTCCGGTACATTGTTATCAAAACTTCTATTGCCTGCTTCCATATGATAAATCGGAATGTGTTTTCTTTTCGCCATAATTGCAGCTATAGAAGCATTTGTGTCTCCAAGGATAAGCATTGTATCCGGTTTTTCTTTATCCAGAATTTCTTCAATTTTAATCAGCGTTTCTCCTAAGACATATCCTAAACTGGAAGTATTTACATTAAGATAATAATCTGGTTGCCGAAGCTCTAAGTCCTCAAAGAAAATCTGATTCAGTTCATAATCATAATTCTGACCGGTATGAACTAAAATATGATTTGTGTATTTATCCAGTAAAGGAATTACACAAGATAATCTGATTATTTCAGGTCTTGTGCCAACAACAGTGATCAATTTAAGCATAGTATTGTTTCCCGCAGATTACGCTGATAAAAACGCATATTTCGCAGATATTATTTTATAATTCATTTTAAAATTTTAAAGACCATTTACTTTTCGGATAATGCTTTTGTTGATATCTGAAGTGTTAAAATTGACGAGTATGCCAAGTTTCAAGTTAGTTAGTTTTAAATAAGTTAGTAATTGTTTATGATGAACTAAGGAAAGTGCTTCAACAGATTTTAATTCTATAATCACTTTCCCTTCAATCAGTAAATCCATTTTAAAGCCAGCACCCATGTCAATCCCATCATAGTATCATATCCCGCAGATTACGCAGATAAAAACGCATATTTCGCAGATAGGATTTTTAATTTTATTTTTAGATAAGTGTTCAAGAAAGTTAAACAGCATATATTTAATAAGTAGTGATGTAATTGAAATAGTTAGCATACCTTATTGTATGATGAAATATCTTTATCTTTTTCGTTTCAAAATTATGAAAATATCACTAAACATAAATCTGCGTAATCAGCGGGAAATAACCCCTGCGTAATCTGCCGGAAATAAATCACACCGGTTCATAGTAAGTATCAGGGTCATTGGGATCATAGAATTCATTAATCCAAAACATAGTCAGCAATTCCGTATCCCCTATATTAGTAATATTATGTGTATACCATATAGGCATATCTACATAAGCAGGTTCTTCACCATCCAGAATGTACTCAATAATTTCATCAGTTCCATATTTTCGTAATTTTATAGATGCCTTTCCTTTTATCACAGCAAATCTTTCAACTTTCCTGGTATGAAAATGGTTCCCTCTTGTTATTCCAGGTAGGGTTGTGGAAAAGGAAACTTGTCCTCTTGAATTAAATTTCATTGTTTCTACATATATACCACGTTGATCTGAATGTTTATTATATTTAACAGGAAAATGCTCTTTAGGTATATACGACCTGAAAGTATTGAATAAGCAAACCTCAAACCAATCAGCTAAATCAGGAAAAATTCCATTCACTACATAAGTATCATAATAACCTTGTAGTTTATTCAATAATTCCGAGACCTTATATTTTGCCTTATACGGTACTTCCAAAACCTTTGGTGGTTGCCACCCCTCAGAGTTCTCAGTGTCCTCAGTGCCCTCAGAGCCCTCAGTGTTTGCATAATCTGCGGGAAACAAATCAAGAACCACCTTTACCAAATCCCCCACATAGATCAATTTCAGTTCATTATCCACTTCAATTCTGGGTTCCTGCGTATTGCATATTTGATGTGAAAATGTAGAAATCACAGAATTATAGAATGGCACACCAAAAGGACCAAAGACATTAGGAATAATTAAACCGGTAAACTTTGCACCATTTCTTTCTGCCCATTGATTAAATAATTTTCTGCCCTCTTTTTTGGAAAGTCCATATACATTATCCCGTTCTTCTTGCAGAGATGAACTCATAATTACATAAGGTTTACTATTTGTGCGTTCCATAGAGTCAATTAGTTTCTGCACTAATTCTATATTGGTTTTATA
This window encodes:
- the wecB gene encoding UDP-N-acetylglucosamine 2-epimerase (non-hydrolyzing) gives rise to the protein MLKLITVVGTRPEIIRLSCVIPLLDKYTNHILVHTGQNYDYELNQIFFEDLELRQPDYYLNVNTSSLGYVLGETLIKIEEILDKEKPDTMLILGDTNASIAAIMAKRKHIPIYHMEAGNRSFDNNVPEEINRKMIDHIADFNLVYTENSRRHLLSEGLPHRRIYVTGSPMFEVLQHYLPKIKQSNILETLNIKPQKYFLISVHREENVDYPENLQKISIVLNTLAEQYHYPVIVSTHPRTRKRLENSEGLKFNSLIQFLKPFSFTDYNFLQMHSSCVISDSGTISEESAILKFPAITIRNSMERPEAIDAGTIILSGFDPDIVLDSIKVAIEEDAKYTKICPEYEIDNCSMRVLKLILGTAKLHKQWNGLLISFLVSL
- a CDS encoding glycosyltransferase family 4 protein, whose protein sequence is MKNLIKNFYINSVIEDRKKIPFITLYLARIEKEKVIYELIEAFKLIKRNYNDVYLIIAGDGSQIKAINNIINNDDRIKMVGYVTGGIKTDIYKKSSIYVLPSYTECMPLSVLEAMAFGLPIICSEIGGLSDIIRDKENGILVRCKDINSLYLAIENLYLNISYINFNKATYFYSKQVVSRLEAIYKKNIYNYSL
- a CDS encoding NAD-dependent epimerase/dehydratase family protein; translation: MIKIGITGQAGFIGTHLFNTLSLHPDKYIIIPFRDEFFQSEEALDAFVKQCDVIIHLAAMNRHNDPNVLYKTNIELVQKLIDSMERTNSKPYVIMSSSLQEERDNVYGLSKKEGRKLFNQWAERNGAKFTGLIIPNVFGPFGVPFYNSVISTFSHQICNTQEPRIEVDNELKLIYVGDLVKVVLDLFPADYANTEGSEGTEDTENSEGWQPPKVLEVPYKAKYKVSELLNKLQGYYDTYVVNGIFPDLADWFEVCLFNTFRSYIPKEHFPVKYNKHSDQRGIYVETMKFNSRGQVSFSTTLPGITRGNHFHTRKVERFAVIKGKASIKLRKYGTDEIIEYILDGEEPAYVDMPIWYTHNITNIGDTELLTMFWINEFYDPNDPDTYYEPV
- a CDS encoding transposase — protein: MVIIQNETTEFVQGKLSCFCKKAAEGLSKPKQKFIKDILMGLCGTGSPSIHNISKFIQDNVSTKSTSERLYRNLGQNDYVEHIDETLLKLAKPYITDETIFIVDESDIAKPYAKKMEGLQKIYNGSEGKSTNGYLLINIVAYTPNKDSYMLLPVFSRLIAPDLESDSAKQIMQDAIINMELFFNGKGTYVFDRGFDDRKLIEFLSNNGIQFVIRGKGNRAVKEGFEEINFNKIVSEMEFNYELLGCKDNEVFKCGTRRINVRTDDHPSKKSNTVEISLVVSRIFRKGFQRGNDFYLLCDFASQDRFDLELVAKAIAVYKKRWAIEEVHRQMKQSMKWETMRLGSYQGMKNLNAFMALALFFIYVSKKYIEKIALGFPKILHYKKEDLSIPKEFIYYRIAEVITVCINFIIQYKRKLSLAERIDQHQMKIRFR
- a CDS encoding glycosyltransferase, with amino-acid sequence MRVALFHFGVYKKGGWERTFSLAKGLAANGCCVTVITTDDRKGITYNINKEEGVNVIRCKDVLPDIVLTKGFGLFSFIERLCFVIFHSFEIVHADSHRPNSYYPCILNRYLYKGKFIIEWWDNFSYDGQLANKKQIFKLTLGRWEEKTEIVSKLRADGVVVLSQAMRERALNCGVVKNKIQVIHGGSNINNIRYLEKTIDNDNLSKYDIIFGFIGYGDSEINDLMPFFQAIRSITVNYSIRLMNFGKDFSRKSIETLGLDKIIMNCGWIDYHSDTTLLSYPDIYILLKKDDTINKYGWPNKLGDYMACGRPIMLNLYGDLHGFVSEYPYGFIVVEYRETDIIKAIKNIIIGNYNLTDMGKYNRTIAENLLSWNAKSKELLEFYRKIYNKELNR
- a CDS encoding glycosyltransferase; protein product: MNIVIICRFPFPIGYSGTNRIISYSRGLIELGCQVSVLVLCKTEKNKKAINKNTKGIYQGIYFEYIPKSTIKSESKIGKAIDLIRDSLCSYIHIFKLSKDSSIDVFLISSDLCYDVYVLSMLGKKDKNQKVFWIVDEFPIPIRYGRDSISLLSSALFKLALRRLNGQISMTKIVNEYYKNLAGQQFPSLIMPMTVEPDRFVYLSNNIQDSKTITYIGNMEIYKDSLDILIKAYYLFWKERKDYELCLVGDGKDTPKLKKYVNQMGISESVIFTGSVNRDEIPCVLSNSSILILARTNNKRAMGGFPTKLGEYLASGKPVIVTNVGEISEYLTDKQNAYIIEPNNIEALYNCFKYVADHYEEAINVGLEGKKLAEGIFNYKSQAIRMYDFIRVY
- a CDS encoding GxxExxY protein; the protein is MDMGAGFKMDLLIEGKVIIELKSVEALSLVHHKQLLTYLKLTNLKLGILVNFNTSDINKSIIRKVNGL